One Lepeophtheirus salmonis unplaced genomic scaffold, UVic_Lsal_1.4 unplaced_contig_10985_pilon, whole genome shotgun sequence genomic region harbors:
- the LOC121130710 gene encoding astacin-like metalloprotease toxin 3 has product MAKLFIAIVFFQIFFTICLSEENVSGQGSCRVLVDAYDRAAMYSRNFIGGRSNRWPNGIVPYTISSDFSSSQRQTIMDAFKHISDRTCVTYVERTNEANYLDIFTGGDGCFANLGYNSRRGRSQLHLQSNGCVVLGIITHELLHILGFSHEQTRPDRDQYVKINWENLKIGTHSNFWRALGENEPAAIPYCGSVGVDQYDNCYAGFRASTFGLNYDYGSIMHYGLRYFSTNGRNTMTLKKSTTAQIPNRRGMSSLDVQKTKLAYECQDANTTPAPTTTTPASPTSKPCDDTFKYCSDYKHLCGKNEYMQNHCKKTCFNCVCENIYGDDGCSQLTGYCELKIIQKYCQKHVKSVNSECTLPCFVNIVYHQIIK; this is encoded by the exons ATGGCAAAATTGTTCATAGCAATTGTATTCTTCCAAATCTTCTTCACAATTTGTTTGAGTGAGGAAAATGTTTCCGGACAGGGCAGCTGTAGAGTGTTGGTAGATGCTTACGATAGAGCCGCTATGTATTCGAGGAACTTTATTGGAGGACGAAGTAATCGATGGCCTAATGGAATTGTCCCATACACAATCAGCTCAGATTTCTCTTCAAGTCAACGACAAACGATTATGGATGCTTTTAAGCACATTTCGGATCGAACATGCGTCACATATGTTGAAAGAACAAATGAAGCAAACTATTTAGATATCTTTACTGGTGGAGACGGATGCTTCGCTAATCTTGGCTACAATAGTAGAAGAGGAAGAAGTCAACTTCATTTACAGTCCAATGGGTGTGTG gTATTGGGCATTATAACTCATGAATTGCTCCACATCCTCGGATTTTCTCATGAACAAACAAGACCTGATCGAGACCAGTATGTTAAAATTAActgggaaaatttaaaaattggaaccCACAGCAACTTTTGGAGAGCTCTTGGAGAGAATGAACCTGCTGCTATTCCATATTGTGGAAGTGTAGGCGTCGATCAATATGATAATTGTTATGCTGGATTTAGAGCGTCAACCTTTGGATTGAACTACGATTATGGATCCATTATGCACTACGGACTTCGATA CTTTTCAACTAATGGTCGAAACACTATGACATTGAAAAAGTCTACAACCGCTCAAATTCCTAACAGAAGGGGAATGAGCAGTTTGGATGTTCAAAAGACTAAATTAGCCTATGAATGCCAAGATGCTAATACAACTCCAGCACCTACTACCACAACCCCAGCATCTCCAACTTCTAAAC cTTGTGATGACACATTTAAGTATTGTAGCGACTATAAGCATCTTTGTGGAAAAAACGAATACATGCAGAACCATTGTAAAAAGACATGTTTCAACTGtg tttGTGAGAATATTTACGGTGATGATGGCTGCAGTCAGCTTACCGGATATTGTGAACTTAAAATCATCCagaaatattgtcaaaaacaTGTAAAAAGTGTTAATTCTGAATGTACTTTGCCTTGTTTTGTCAATATCGTATATcaccaaataattaaatag